The DNA window CTATATACACGTGCGTACAAAAATGATTTACAAAACTTCTTCTGAAAACAGTACATCTTTAACAACTGGCCACAATTTTAGGACCGATTATCatgtataaaatactttttggattgaaaatgccagagaggtattcatttttttagaaATCACTACgcatgctactttgtgttgaaaacaatcggagctggcacgctgacatctaattatgttaatgtCGCAACCTACATCGGCAGTGTGCAAGCACGCATGTTCTCGGGGcaaaggctatttcggtgggtgaggctctcaaaaaggaaaggagaatacgtttgtggacaatatggaatgctgtgtgaaagcagcttcGAGTAGCTGGCCATGCGGCTGCAAATTCTACCTCACCGggccactagagggaagcaaagtaacctgctcaaaacaacGCTCCACATTCCGATTTGTCTGCTcgatgactttgggtgtgttttatcggctgttccaacctgagagcgagctgtttgacttctgcttgtggagcttttccttctccctcttcaccttgggcatgatcttaagctttATGCTGCTTTTACTACTGGGACGCGCcaacccctggatgcacacacaatcacacgtggcacaacgcacacaagcacgcatGCCAGGGTGTTGCGCAATCCTTACCTCCTCAGCACAGTGCATTAGTGGACAGATCCAGTGGATGTCATCCAGCTTGTGGAGCTCAGCACTCAGGCTGTTCAGGGTTAAGCGGAGCCCCTCTTCCTCAGGGAACTCGGACTGAGGAGGATAAGAAGAAGGGTGCGTGAGAGATCAGATGGCCAAAAAGTGGCAGCAGCTAGTGGCGAGAGAGGTTACCAGATGTTTTCCATCCAGAAGCATGGTTGTCTCTGCCTGGAGAACTTTGCTGCTGTTGACAATTTCCACGGCTGTGCTGCGACtcaaaaactgaaaattaacAACACTGGTTTGAGTGATTTAtccaaaacctacaaaacatgtatttttgggaaataaaGTCAAACATTTGGGGTTAGTGCTACATCAATAGCGGAGTTGTGGcgcacttttctttttaaatccatgACATGTCAGGCCACATGTTCTCTGGACTACAGTAAAGTAGCCCTGCAACATTAGTCGAGCCCTGCGCTCACTTTAACCGCGTACATCAGAATACGGTACAAAAATGGTATGAAATTCACACAACACACCGCGCTGAAAAAGCTGTATCACGGGTACTTCGCATTGATGCACTCTGGGATGGTTTGTGGTTGACACGTAATAGCGTCCCCACACATCGCATGTACAAATGTGCATCGAGCGGGTCGAACGGGCCGTCTGTAGTCCCGTCTGGACCCATCTGCCTACACCTGGTGTCCCTACCTCAGGGCTGGACAGCTTGGCCTCGGTCAGCACCGTGGCGCTGGCGTTGACGGCGTGTGCCAGCTCCTGCTCCACCAGCTTGTGGGTCTTGGCGGCCTCGCGGATCCTGGGGAGGAGTGAAAACAGGAAGGGATGATAATTGTTCCGTCAGGTGTCGAGAGCAGGGACAAAACAACTCCCCTGAGGAGCGTGTCACTGACTTGCTGATGAGCgtgtcggccaccgtgcccagCTGCTGCACCTGAGCGCACTCCTCCTCCGTCAAGTACTCCATGGACTGCTGTGAGTTGAGGCGGGGCCTGTTGACACGGTCGCTGTCGATCTTTAACTTATCCTCCCACGACTTGAGCGTGCTCTCAAACGCCTGGCCACACGTGGGACCCCCGACAGACAGCAATAGACCATGAGGACATTTAAAAAGGACGTGAGGAGGTAGTTCAGCTGGGATAGAGATGGCCTTATTTAAGTGAGGACAAGACAGCGGATCAAATAGGTCACTCCCGTTGGAAACAATCCTCCTGAACTGAGAGCTCCAATTAGCCATCAAACACATCCGACCGAAAGTCACATCATACCCTGTCCCTGGTGAGCATCTGCGCTCGATTCTTGTGGAGTATCTTGACGATACCCGGTGGCTGGATCCAAGCCTCGCCGTCCACTTGCACAGGGACACCCTCCTCCCCTAGGATAGTGATCTTCACCTGGCGGCACTGAGCACAGGGCGGGGTATGTTTCCATCGTACACGAAGAGGTTTGCCATTTTATTGCAAACACCCAAAATTTCCAACATGCATGACCCACTGCTGTTGTGGGCCCAGAACAAGGACCgagttgtgcaaatgttcccTGGCTGTACCGCTGAGCGAGAGGAGTTAATAACACCATTCGCCCAGCCCGCATCCCTGCTCGTGTTTAAACATATACGTTGTATGTAAATTTCATGTTGAGCTGTCCATTGTCTGTGTCTACAGATGATTGCAAAGCATTCCCTCATatctgtactgaaaaaaataatgtcacaCCCACTCCAATTTCATCACATTAGTGTTgacttcaaaattttgaactcatGCAACCacaagtctgtgtgtgtgagtgtgtgtgtgcgtgtgtgtgagtgtgtgtgtgtgtgtgtgtgtgtgtgtgtgagtgtgtgtgcgtgagtgtgtgtgcgtgtgtctaaCCTGTGCAATACGGTGGTGCTGTAAGTTGATGACTCTGGACATGGCCATCTGCATGCTGCCAAACACAGCCACTACTTCAAGTTTCTTGTCGTCAAAAGACGGAGCCCCAAAGTTCTGAAAACATAGCAAAAAGCCAAAGTGTTAGCTGGCACCGAGGACGGCGCTCTCTTTTGAACATTGTACTGGCGGATGTGCTCACGTTGTCCTCCTTGGTGCCTCCCCAAAAGTTGATGCCGCCTGCGTAGCTGGGAATGTTGAGCACCGCCAGGCCCTGGAGAATCGGAAGAGGAACGGAGACACCGTCGCACTAAACAGAGAAGATTCTGTGTTAAATGTCGTTTCCTGAAATACCACCATTTTGGCTTTCTTGAAAACTTGTCGTAGCCTCTCCTGCAAATAGTGTATAATTGTGTGGGTTTGTGTAAGCGTCAAACCTCAAGCAGAACCCTCTGCTCCAAGTTTTTGTAGGTCTTCTGGACCAGCTCTTTAGTTCCCAGCACTCCATACCACATCATGTTCTTTGTGCGACTGCTGCAGGACATCAACACACGTACTGTACATCCTTATGAGCACTATGTGGTAATAAGAGTTTTTCTTTTGGGCCAAAGCTTGGCAATGttactttgtcaaaacagacaaaaaaggtaCATGCACACTAAGTGCACTTCCTGCTTGAAACATTAACGAAggactgaaaataaaatctatttcaGACATGTTATCAAATGTTAACTTTTTCAGGCTCTGAAACGCCATTCTTGCATAAACAAAAAAGCAGAGTCATGTGGCATAGAACATGTTTCTTAAATATTGAAGCACAAAAATGCCTCACCTGTGCTATCATTTTACTAACCCTCCAGACGATACACTGCTTTCTCTGGTCTTTCTTTTTTGCCTACCTGCACTTTTTAGGATGCTCATCTCGCTTGTTGTTGAACTCCAGCGAGATCTTGGCGTCCAGACCGATGCCAAAGTAGTTGTTCATCACACACTTCTCCAAGCATTGTCTGCAGCCAAACAGAGATGCTCAGTGAGGACGAACAAACGATATGGCAATCGAGGGGCTGGAGAGCCGAAGAATGCTTACACTGAGTCCTCGTTGAAGTTGACCGCGTGGAGTCTCTTCGGTTGCTCCAGGACGATGGGAGAGGTTGGACTTAAACGTCTGTGGCCTGGATAGAGGGAACGTGGGtaagaaaaggagaaaaataaataaataatcaataccCCTCACCATTTACAAGTCAAATAAGCAATGtcaaagaccctgtaaagtcaaTTCAGAGTGATTTGTTTATAAATACATTCTACATGTTGAAGAGAATAGTGGAAAACATATACAGAGACTGTGAAACGTGTCGTACTCAATTGTACACCGTGTGCTGCACTTTGTTGTACGGCATGAGTTGCCCCGAGCCCACTCCATAAAAACTGGAGCGCCTTAATGAACAAGGTCATTTTTGGACAAGGGTGAAATTTCAAACAAAGGGCTCATAGGAGGAAGTAAAAAAGAGCTTTTTCTTTACATGTACGCATCTCCGCATCCTTGAGTTCCTCGCTGTTTTCTCTTTTGATGGAAGATGACGACCACATCCTGTGGAACTGAGTGTGTCGGTTCTGCTCATCCACCACTGCAAAAATGACACGAGTGAGCGGGCCGCCCCCACCCCCGAAAGCACAAACGAACGCCGCTTTGCTTTTACCTTTCTCTGCCTGTTCGATGATCTGCCTCAGGGCCTTTTTCAGGCTGTTGGCGCGCAGCATCAACTGCTCCCTGGAGCGGTAAGTTTGGCCATCGGCGCATGCGTCACTGCCATCTTTATCTGGGGCTGAGCCACCATCTTCCTGGCCAGCCAGGGAACCCGTTGGAACAACCTGGAGAAAataggaaatttttttttttttttttgcactcgaCAAAGGGCAGCGCTTATAGTTGCTCCTTCTATTACCTGAGCTTCTGCTTCCTCACTTAAGGCTTTGACCAGGGAATCCAGCTTCTCATTCAGCAAAGCACACTTCGGAGAAAAGAGGAAAATTGTCTTTCATTTTTCAGCTTTTGATTTTGTGACAAAAGTTTGGAGAACATCTTTTTCAGCTTCCAGTACAGAAATCCAGGTCCATCAAGGCATGGCTGCATGAGGACTTCTACATCAACATGCACAAATTCCAAAAGCTTCCCAGAAGAGTAAAAGCTGTAAATGTGGCAAATGTCCCGATATTTTGGTATAGCGCATATTGTCTTTTTACCTCTGACAGGAGTGACATAATGGCTGCGCTTTcaacaaaacatgcacacagtcacacctgccCACTTGTGGCTGTTATGCAAGTCCTTGTATAACACTAACCTTCTTTGCCATGGCGTCCGCTTCCTCCTTGTTCTCCGTGGCCCTCTCGTATGCTTTGCCCACCTCCGCCACAAACTCGTTCACCGTCCCACACAGGAACCTGTCCGGGGAGGAAAAACAGGCTTAAGTGCTCGTGTGACACCATCAGTGCAAGTGGCTGCATTGGACACATACTTGGCAGAGGAAATGACATCACTGTGTTTGTCTGAATCCAGGATCTTGGCCAGGTGGGACGCGACCGAGTCGGCGTACTGAGTGATGTGAACCTAACAAAAagccacagacacacacaacatgaTGATTATGACGACGACGCTGCTGCTGATCAACCTCAATTAGGCTCGCCTGCATGGGGCAGTTGAGGTTGTCATCTTCCCTCACTGATGGGGCCGGTTTGGAGGTAGCAGGAACCTCGTAGGTCATTACGCTCCACCTGACCACAtacgtgcgcgcgcgcacacacacacacacacacacacacacacacacacacacgtctcaGAAATATGAGGAATGATGACCAATGGAATGATCAAAACAAGTGCAGGGTTCGTTGATGGAATGTGCTCTATGAGATCCGCCCCTCGCGAACTAAGGGTCTCTTACCGGTCCAGCATTTTGGTAGTGGCCCTCTCCAGCTTCTCCAAGATCTGCAGCAGCTGAGCATCGTCGTCGCAGAGGCCCCCCCAGCCCAGAACCCGAGCCAGGTCGTTCCCGGTGCCCAGGGGCAGCACACCCAGCTGGCACTGTCCAGGGGAAAGGGGAAGAGGGGAGCGCAACACATGGAATCATTGGAAGTAAAACCACAGTTTCAACTTATGCGCTTAACTTTTACAAAACCATGTATGAGCGAAACCTACGTCAGAGATTGTAGCTACTAACCCTATccccacatttttttattgtactaaATGATATTCGTTCATCTGACTATCGTTTCTCAGTATGATATTTGTACAACATTATTTTTAGAGTAGATTCTTTCATTCAAACCAACTACTATTACTTTAATTACAGTACAGACCGTGCATTTTTTGGATGGCTAGAGGATATGAGTCCAACCTTGTGCGATCCCAATGTTGTTGTGACCCAAATGCTACAACATCATCCCCTCACTTCCCACGACACTCCCTCCTGGCTCTCACCTGCTTGTGGAGGTTGAGTTTGTCCAGCTCCGACAGCACCCAGCCCACACTGCCGTCACCCCCGCACACCAAGATACGGAATGTCACAAACTTTTGAAAGAGGCGCAGGCTGGAATGCAAAACAAGGCAAcgtaacaaaaatgttaatgGGTAAAATCCTACATTGACACACCCTACCCGAGCTCCGGCCCTCCATTCATCAGGTCAAAGACTTGGGCCGGGTTGAGGAGCTGCTTGAACTTGCGCAAGAACTTCACACCCTGGTTGTCTCCACTTTTGGAGTTGACGAGTACTAGAAGAGGACTGGAACAGGACGCTGACGTGGCCTTCCAGAAGCCTAACGTGCAGCAAGTtgataaaagaagaaaagggcAAGAGGGTTTTTTGGCCACTAACATGTATGCGCGTGTGAGAGGCCTCTCACCATCAGAGTCGATGCTGTTAAGTGCAGTAGGAGGGATGATGGAAACTCGACACTGACCCAAGGGACACACTCTCTCCATTTGTTCTTTACAGCTGCTGTGGACCTGGTGCACACATGcgcatgtacacagacacacgcgcaagcacgcacaaacacatacaaagtAAGAACTGTCCATAGTACTTCCTTATTACAGTACAACCCTCACAAATGCAATAAAGAAAATTACACTTCACTAACCTTAGCAAATAGCACAGTCATTTGTGCTTGTGCACGTATGCATGGGCAAGGATCAGTTTCTCACGTCTTACCATAACACTCAGCACCAATGCACGCCTTAAGTACAAGAGTGGTACGGCGTTCACATCAGTATATTCTCTCATTCTAGTCCGGATTCCttttatttacaacaattgCGACAAGCAGAGATGACATAGGTACAAGTAGCACTTACAATGGCCTTGCACCAGAGGCAGCGCCAGTCCTGCAGCCGCCGGACACTTCCGCAGTTCTTGTCGCAAACCATGCACTTGGCGCTGACAGGCAGATTGCCTTCCAGCCACTGGTGGGGCATCAAAACCTGGGCAAAATACGTACAAGACAATACGTGTGCAAAGAGCCAAGAGAAGGCCCACCAGCGTGCAAAAATATCATCCTATTGAAATTTAGTAGAGCGG is part of the Phyllopteryx taeniolatus isolate TA_2022b chromosome 23, UOR_Ptae_1.2, whole genome shotgun sequence genome and encodes:
- the si:dkey-172j4.3 gene encoding diacylglycerol kinase delta isoform X10; translation: MRQRGEVDHRNGVKSYCESVTWKQGMLERDDKPSSLAAISTSPSLPPSSLRPSLRSFYLIQLVSGTASTTAAVKPSCRGGGGGGGGGGEGQAPNTRNRPTSERARARGMPGEVCVGSRLTKCSPMPKPCPAMASKLNPNVLYVAEPSESAPADPERTPLQTGDAADESSDSDGEQEETSHKLIRKVSTSGQIRAKKSVKEGILLKQTSSFQRWKRRYFKLRGRTLYYAKDCKSLIFDEVDLSDASVAETGTKNINNSFTVITPFRKLILCAENRKEMEDWIGALRSVQKWEIYEASQFNMEHFSGMHNWYACSHARPTFCNVCREALPGVTSHGLSCEVCKFKAHKRCAVRSTNNCKWTTLASIGNDIIEDEDGVLMPHQWLEGNLPVSAKCMVCDKNCGSVRRLQDWRCLWCKAIVHSSCKEQMERVCPLGQCRVSIIPPTALNSIDSDGFWKATSASCSSPLLVLVNSKSGDNQGVKFLRKFKQLLNPAQVFDLMNGGPELGLRLFQKFVTFRILVCGGDGSVGWVLSELDKLNLHKQCQLGVLPLGTGNDLARVLGWGGLCDDDAQLLQILEKLERATTKMLDRWSVMTYEVPATSKPAPSVREDDNLNCPMQVHITQYADSVASHLAKILDSDKHSDVISSAKFLCGTVNEFVAEVGKAYERATENKEEADAMAKKCALLNEKLDSLVKALSEEAEAQVVPTGSLAGQEDGGSAPDKDGSDACADGQTYRSREQLMLRANSLKKALRQIIEQAEKVVDEQNRHTQFHRMWSSSSIKRENSEELKDAEMRTCHRRLSPTSPIVLEQPKRLHAVNFNEDSVQCLEKCVMNNYFGIGLDAKISLEFNNKRDEHPKKCSSRTKNMMWYGVLGTKELVQKTYKNLEQRVLLECDGVSVPLPILQGLAVLNIPSYAGGINFWGGTKEDNNFGAPSFDDKKLEVVAVFGSMQMAMSRVINLQHHRIAQCRQVKITILGEEGVPVQVDGEAWIQPPGIVKILHKNRAQMLTRDRAFESTLKSWEDKLKIDSDRVNRPRLNSQQSMEYLTEEECAQVQQLGTVADTLISKIREAAKTHKLVEQELAHAVNASATVLTEAKLSSPEFLSRSTAVEIVNSSKVLQAETTMLLDGKHLSEFPEEEGLRLTLNSLSAELHKLDDIHWICPLMHCAEEEHGM
- the si:dkey-172j4.3 gene encoding diacylglycerol kinase delta isoform X9, producing MRQRGEVDHRNGVKSYCESVTWKQGMLERDDKPSSLAAISTSPSLPPSSLRPSLRSFYLIQLVSGTASTTAAVKPSCRGGGGGGGGGGEGQAPNTRNRPTSERARARGMPGEVCVGSRLTKCSPMPKPCPAMASKLNPNVLYVAEPSESAPADPERTPLQTGDAADESSDSDGEQEETSHKLIRKVSTSGQIRAKKSVKEGILLKQTSSFQRWKRRYFKLRGRTLYYAKDCKSLIFDEVDLSDASVAETGTKNINNSFTVITPFRKLILCAENRKEMEDWIGALRSVQKWEIYEASQFNMEHFSGMHNWYACSHARPTFCNVCREALPGVTSHGLSCEVCKFKAHKRCAVRSTNNCKWTTLASIGNDIIEDEDGVLMPHQWLEGNLPVSAKCMVCDKNCGSVRRLQDWRCLWCKAIVHSSCKEQMERVCPLGQCRVSIIPPTALNSIDSDGFWKATSASCSSPLLVLVNSKSGDNQGVKFLRKFKQLLNPAQVFDLMNGGPELGLRLFQKFVTFRILVCGGDGSVGWVLSELDKLNLHKQCQLGVLPLGTGNDLARVLGWGGLCDDDAQLLQILEKLERATTKMLDRWSVMTYEVPATSKPAPSVREDDNLNCPMQVHITQYADSVASHLAKILDSDKHSDVISSAKFLCGTVNEFVAEVGKAYERATENKEEADAMAKKCALLNEKLDSLVKALSEEAEAQVVPTGSLAGQEDGGSAPDKDGSDACADGQTYRSREQLMLRANSLKKALRQIIEQAEKVVDEQNRHTQFHRMWSSSSIKRENSEELKDAEMRTCHRRLSPTSPIVLEQPKRLHAVNFNEDSVQCLEKCVMNNYFGIGLDAKISLEFNNKRDEHPKKCSSRTKNMMWYGVLGTKELVQKTYKNLEQRVLLECDGVSVPLPILQGLAVLNIPSYAGGINFWGGTKEDNNFGAPSFDDKKLEVVAVFGSMQMAMSRVINLQHHRIAQCRQVKITILGEEGVPVQVDGEAWIQPPGIVKILHKNRAQMLTRDRAFESTLKSWEDKLKIDSDRVNRPRLNSQQSMEYLTEEECAQVQQLGTVADTLISKIREAAKTHKLVEQELAHAVNASATVLTEAKLSSPEFLSRSTAVEIVNSSKVLQAETTMLLDGKHLSEFPEEEGLRLTLNSLSAELHKLDDIHWICPLMHCAEECLHVACMQQSAAIS